In one Bacteroidota bacterium genomic region, the following are encoded:
- a CDS encoding T9SS type A sorting domain-containing protein, which yields MRLTQTLPVLCIAILFWLFSDQLYAQPQVDPPPLSSDEFPIGPFELSTLNWGSVDYSADNHPTILFQKMNEAGFNLFYSGNRPGGWTNWQTQDATYFPKGMNIYLGATYSEFEYKYIGNRFGIPGAEIRDFLASYENDNEFDVERNWLNEFLQSGHFSYWTTVKGSAVGSEWLIDRSTSGTLLDLDLSKSDQYHGPQQDLFYYGGDYDYRYTHDHDIIETDDNGNFVADHGPKYAYVDFIYRLDGSQPSSNAISTRPNDPLFAVNYDASLPTTSDRQIIITYQKYLDQINSGSYAPKESPYLTKFPAPKAGIASQPYNYAIARMKIDITQANHLVLTILTSQSPGIYVRGFRIRSKVADKILTGGWDYQIRKDASAIKTAVKSVSSSAWDHTRGIALGGEMTYEGFRTLAYVDQIVAKQIREFDYSFLSTNITHNNYPWYRAIYEDQTDKPPTTIMQENFEMFQKGQSSDDPPFVASDAIPFAYRQSGSNFIDLGFPIKQGVVGSGTDRFQGYLDYTSNMQGYLSKFDELFGTAADAAFKKAPATKWYTLLSTILNFRNSGDSKDCNGSTSPTYPMSTIRSTDIGGGKTLLDRIIEGAKSGNITDYLEQNHHIDYSWIWKTDHLGLQYWGSGCDMLVSSRGPSKSEIRAETWDALAWGATGLFFNNVGSDGGEQIGISDNVFNTDYDGNIQGSSTEKGLIWYGSGDCNNPFIPQSSFTHYLIHKTFPSSCTGNTDYDGVWDEQWVPVSFDLSQHTLGYYLDNNNINVINKVSGNPQRDVNPTPSKLPCIDGWAPTTLGDFWDKNWGGCGDHTSSTDRAKLAYFFDVSDPRVVNGTWPNYYPYSHVQFKVPIPTFYGFHERWIGAKQSVSDVIPVGKRLSELRWQEVVNYSQVTSLPTDFPITSIHSLKFEPDDYQNRTLATGSESLLPESGAEDVQSKSYYTLTQFSDPTEDLAHFILVLNRRMWPINYASDGSVVMLDKSASATNSSLWQNMLGAVDARRFTFEPYRNVLDPSQLYTYYSVTNLRTGVEEVKKFSDNSNHPSHSIDFEPGEGTLLRISPATSFPVGKSSPLGMAYNNGHRIADFKNNQRIIVWERKGNIQYNITNNPHQSTEDNYSEEANANSFGNFSDARNPSVAVKHQSTCTSGTCYDTVAIVFSDGIQNGTQQAVLFEWGVRPVSSGTSTVDVTWRGSKVVFTPSNGDPCHDSNHPDRFPTPSVVPTKDGFFLAWSDPSTSDIRPMVVTISSSGGNSISSFPLNTQHADPNSLCALFPSVASRRDWADFPNDPERLYLVWEEQFNPNGSKPNSQIYYQRFDYNAVNNAFLSQYSQPERVTKDAPYCEHHHPNVAVVDSRKWQPIIVGGQQEYVIAPAPGEPIVTWEMVESRCNSKLEFGNATNNVVVALRSRDALPPVQFAWGSFTTFYPKKDNLPLPQIRVKTTGASSLDPSDDQAVVFQDTFTRQIHMERISSESTPSDNSLWQHHQLRDKGLYPNQSLQFDKVDGGNARTFAFRGIDRTYSSNSEDDGLFAVRINARNVGDETSIRSSLTQTISVSSSQSSCNKGLTYSIGDGGGCSTCPTTNPPDTNHKWKYNTTDITHVGMFQVYPPPAKYWPRTEDSIRTNMFTVQLGDSIRFERELAIDDSAWISETFPSQIDTLSMLLVLKDSVSHQVVDTLDGIIIQGGTTPTITSIKVPFPPPVPAPPVDCPPIAKLAHVSITHPVDNPSRIPTSGKGYLTIISNKDTSSTLYLSQIQEHDRTFQDNYVYPVTDTGFKKPSTPSVSYITNPLEISVYPNPFTLLSAVDVSGAKGMPLTIGIYDLLGREVKGIFNDVIDNPNLRFILDASYFASGNYYLRAQSGNFVKTIKLEVKK from the coding sequence ATGAGACTAACACAAACACTACCTGTCCTTTGTATTGCAATATTATTCTGGTTGTTTTCAGATCAATTATATGCGCAACCACAAGTTGACCCTCCGCCCCTATCTTCCGATGAATTTCCTATCGGACCATTCGAACTTTCAACTCTAAATTGGGGATCTGTTGATTATAGCGCAGACAATCACCCAACGATTCTTTTTCAAAAGATGAATGAAGCTGGATTCAATCTCTTCTATTCGGGAAACCGACCAGGAGGATGGACTAATTGGCAAACGCAGGATGCTACTTACTTTCCTAAGGGGATGAATATCTACCTAGGGGCAACCTATTCTGAATTTGAGTATAAGTACATTGGCAACAGGTTCGGGATTCCAGGCGCTGAGATTCGCGATTTCTTAGCTTCATATGAAAACGACAATGAGTTTGATGTTGAAAGAAATTGGCTCAATGAATTTTTGCAGAGTGGACATTTTTCGTATTGGACTACCGTAAAAGGGTCTGCGGTAGGGAGCGAGTGGCTTATCGATCGGAGTACAAGTGGCACATTGCTTGATCTAGATCTTTCAAAATCAGATCAATACCACGGGCCACAGCAAGACCTGTTTTATTATGGTGGTGACTATGATTATCGGTATACTCACGATCACGACATTATTGAAACCGACGACAATGGAAATTTTGTGGCTGATCACGGGCCCAAATATGCCTATGTTGATTTTATTTACCGATTAGATGGTTCACAGCCGTCTAGCAATGCAATTAGCACCAGGCCGAATGACCCGCTTTTTGCAGTTAATTATGATGCGAGCCTACCGACGACATCAGACAGGCAGATAATCATTACGTACCAAAAGTACCTTGATCAAATCAATTCCGGAAGCTATGCGCCCAAAGAAAGTCCGTATCTGACAAAGTTTCCTGCCCCCAAAGCTGGGATTGCATCTCAACCATATAATTATGCAATAGCCAGGATGAAAATAGATATAACGCAGGCAAACCACCTCGTTCTTACAATACTTACAAGTCAATCACCTGGGATATATGTAAGGGGATTTAGAATCAGATCAAAAGTAGCTGATAAGATATTAACAGGCGGGTGGGATTATCAAATCAGAAAGGATGCTTCCGCTATCAAAACTGCTGTAAAATCCGTGTCTAGTTCTGCATGGGATCATACACGGGGGATTGCTCTTGGAGGAGAAATGACTTATGAGGGTTTTAGAACACTTGCATATGTCGATCAAATTGTAGCAAAACAAATAAGGGAATTTGACTACTCTTTTCTGAGCACAAATATCACTCATAATAATTACCCGTGGTATAGAGCAATATATGAAGATCAAACAGATAAACCGCCCACCACAATTATGCAAGAAAATTTCGAAATGTTTCAAAAGGGACAATCGAGTGACGATCCTCCATTTGTAGCTTCCGACGCCATCCCTTTTGCGTATCGCCAGTCAGGATCTAACTTTATAGATTTAGGCTTCCCGATCAAGCAGGGGGTTGTTGGTTCCGGAACGGATAGATTTCAAGGCTATTTGGATTATACATCAAACATGCAGGGATATTTGAGTAAGTTTGATGAACTTTTTGGAACAGCAGCAGATGCCGCGTTCAAGAAAGCACCAGCAACTAAATGGTACACGTTACTTTCAACTATTCTAAATTTTAGGAATTCGGGTGATTCGAAAGATTGCAATGGAAGTACAAGCCCAACATATCCAATGTCGACGATTCGTTCTACCGATATTGGTGGGGGCAAAACTCTACTTGATCGAATAATCGAAGGTGCTAAGTCAGGAAATATTACTGATTATTTGGAACAGAACCACCACATCGATTACTCATGGATATGGAAGACGGATCACCTTGGCCTGCAGTATTGGGGTAGTGGTTGTGATATGCTGGTTTCTTCACGGGGTCCGTCGAAAAGTGAGATAAGGGCAGAAACTTGGGATGCCCTAGCGTGGGGAGCAACAGGGTTGTTTTTCAATAATGTTGGAAGTGATGGCGGTGAACAGATTGGAATAAGTGATAATGTATTTAATACGGATTATGACGGGAATATTCAGGGTTCGAGTACTGAAAAGGGCCTAATTTGGTACGGCTCCGGTGATTGTAACAACCCTTTTATTCCGCAGAGTTCATTCACGCACTATTTGATTCACAAAACATTTCCATCCTCTTGCACTGGGAACACAGACTATGACGGAGTATGGGATGAACAATGGGTTCCAGTGTCATTCGATCTCTCCCAGCACACTCTCGGCTACTATTTAGACAACAATAATATAAACGTGATTAACAAAGTCAGTGGCAATCCGCAGCGTGATGTGAACCCAACTCCATCAAAACTTCCATGCATAGATGGATGGGCTCCAACAACACTCGGAGATTTTTGGGACAAAAATTGGGGTGGATGTGGGGATCACACAAGCAGCACCGACCGAGCAAAACTAGCCTATTTTTTTGACGTCTCAGACCCTCGGGTAGTTAACGGCACTTGGCCAAATTATTACCCATATTCCCACGTACAATTCAAAGTTCCAATTCCAACCTTCTACGGCTTTCATGAACGATGGATAGGAGCTAAGCAATCAGTTTCGGATGTCATTCCCGTCGGCAAACGGCTTTCTGAACTTCGTTGGCAGGAGGTTGTCAATTACTCTCAAGTAACATCATTGCCGACAGATTTTCCAATTACGAGTATACATAGCCTTAAATTTGAGCCTGACGACTACCAAAATAGAACCCTCGCTACAGGAAGCGAATCCTTGTTACCAGAAAGTGGAGCAGAAGATGTACAGTCTAAGAGTTATTATACATTAACCCAATTCTCTGACCCTACTGAAGATTTAGCCCATTTCATACTTGTACTCAACAGGAGAATGTGGCCTATCAATTACGCTTCAGACGGTTCTGTAGTGATGTTAGATAAGTCTGCTAGTGCCACAAACTCAAGCCTATGGCAAAATATGCTTGGTGCTGTAGATGCAAGAAGATTTACATTCGAGCCATATCGGAATGTGCTTGATCCATCTCAGTTGTATACTTATTATTCAGTAACGAATCTTCGTACAGGAGTTGAAGAAGTAAAGAAATTTTCTGACAACTCCAACCATCCATCACACTCGATAGATTTCGAGCCAGGAGAGGGGACACTATTACGTATATCTCCTGCAACGAGTTTTCCTGTTGGTAAGAGTTCGCCTCTTGGGATGGCATATAACAATGGCCATCGTATTGCGGATTTTAAGAACAATCAACGGATTATTGTTTGGGAACGTAAAGGGAATATTCAGTATAACATCACCAATAATCCACATCAATCTACAGAAGACAACTATTCCGAAGAAGCAAATGCAAATTCATTTGGGAATTTCTCGGATGCAAGAAATCCATCTGTAGCGGTAAAGCATCAATCGACATGTACTTCTGGTACATGCTATGATACTGTCGCGATTGTATTCAGTGATGGTATACAAAATGGCACTCAGCAAGCGGTGCTTTTTGAGTGGGGGGTCAGACCAGTCTCATCGGGCACCTCTACTGTGGATGTAACCTGGCGAGGAAGTAAGGTCGTTTTCACACCATCAAATGGCGATCCTTGCCATGATAGTAATCATCCGGATCGATTCCCGACACCTTCGGTCGTCCCGACCAAAGATGGTTTCTTCCTTGCTTGGTCTGATCCCTCCACAAGCGATATTCGTCCAATGGTTGTTACAATCTCATCTTCGGGAGGCAATTCTATTAGTAGTTTCCCTCTAAATACACAACATGCCGATCCTAATTCACTCTGTGCATTATTTCCGAGTGTCGCGAGCAGAAGAGATTGGGCTGACTTCCCTAACGACCCTGAGCGGTTGTATTTGGTTTGGGAAGAACAATTCAACCCAAATGGTTCAAAACCAAATTCTCAAATTTATTATCAACGGTTTGACTATAATGCAGTAAATAATGCTTTCCTTTCACAATACTCTCAGCCGGAGCGTGTTACAAAAGACGCTCCTTATTGTGAACACCATCACCCGAATGTCGCCGTCGTTGATAGTAGGAAGTGGCAACCGATCATAGTTGGTGGCCAACAAGAGTATGTTATTGCGCCGGCACCGGGCGAACCCATTGTTACGTGGGAAATGGTTGAAAGTCGATGCAATTCTAAACTTGAATTTGGCAATGCAACGAATAATGTAGTAGTGGCACTCAGATCGAGGGATGCACTACCCCCCGTTCAGTTTGCATGGGGGTCCTTCACAACATTTTATCCAAAAAAGGATAATCTTCCATTGCCTCAAATTCGGGTCAAGACAACCGGTGCTTCTTCGCTTGATCCTAGCGATGATCAGGCTGTTGTATTCCAAGATACGTTCACCCGACAGATTCATATGGAACGCATTTCTTCAGAATCAACACCGAGTGACAACTCACTTTGGCAACATCACCAACTTCGGGATAAGGGGCTTTACCCAAATCAGTCTTTGCAGTTCGACAAGGTGGACGGGGGGAATGCTCGCACTTTCGCTTTCCGGGGAATTGATCGAACATATTCAAGTAATTCTGAAGATGATGGCTTATTTGCCGTCAGAATTAACGCTAGGAATGTCGGAGATGAGACTTCAATTCGTTCATCTCTCACTCAAACAATTTCTGTGTCGAGTAGCCAATCCTCATGTAATAAAGGGTTGACATATTCGATTGGTGATGGAGGAGGGTGTTCGACTTGCCCAACAACCAATCCGCCGGATACCAATCATAAATGGAAATACAACACAACAGACATTACCCATGTCGGAATGTTTCAAGTATACCCTCCTCCTGCAAAATATTGGCCTAGGACAGAGGATTCAATACGTACAAATATGTTCACAGTCCAGCTAGGTGATTCAATTCGGTTTGAACGAGAACTGGCAATTGATGATTCGGCGTGGATTTCAGAGACTTTCCCTTCTCAAATTGATACTCTTTCGATGTTGCTCGTATTGAAGGATTCCGTTTCACATCAAGTTGTCGACACATTAGATGGAATCATTATACAAGGTGGGACTACTCCGACGATCACCTCTATTAAAGTACCATTCCCACCTCCGGTTCCTGCACCACCAGTGGATTGTCCCCCGATTGCAAAACTCGCACATGTCTCAATTACACATCCAGTAGATAATCCATCTCGTATTCCTACTTCTGGCAAAGGCTATCTAACGATTATTTCTAATAAGGATACATCCAGCACTCTATACTTGTCCCAGATACAGGAGCACGATAGAACATTCCAGGATAACTATGTATATCCTGTAACAGATACCGGTTTTAAGAAACCTTCAACACCGAGTGTTTCATACATTACCAATCCTCTTGAGATCAGTGTGTATCCAAATCCATTTACGTTGCTTTCAGCCGTTGATGTTAGTGGCGCCAAGGGGATGCCCCTTACTATTGGCATATATGACCTCTTAGGCAGAGAAGTTAAAGGCATCTTCAACGATGTCATCGATAATCCCAACTTGAGGTTTATACTTGATGCGAGTTACTTTGCGAGTGGCAACTATTACCTAAGGGCTCAATCGGGCAATTTTGTAAAAACAATCAAATTGGAGGTAAAAAAATAG
- a CDS encoding IS66 family transposase, protein MIEHSEASFSHKDTKLLTKYITKAQELIRTTYAIVSNGSPPPFYKIAHCSECQYRNKCHTQLQERDCISLLPGMTPTVREKYHRKGITTITQLAHLFRPRRRSRALHITNRYQWELKALAIRDKKTYVIQAPDIHSQGVSIFIDFEGLPTEQSYYLLGCLVVSTSQEPKYYHWWADTPSQEQECFIQLLSLLHQYPDAPIYHYGSYESKALRSVLKALGKSYQQQWALLEPRLVNLLGYLRTHVYPPTYGNGLKEVAGFLGYTWSDSIADGYSSTEWRKAWEATNEVSVQEALIQYNRDDCMALSLLHHWFRQLTEGAITDSVQQVSEMKRHSPFRLQSNPEFGEDYDRISKASYFNYQREKIYWRGQPKKNTPKESPLSRRPQKTSKGLMVWQPKHVHEISVAPPLKRCPSCGSRSLRQGAKLYKTIQTDLAFTRTGVRQHVIEHRTRYSDCLECDGRTNNRSLRMMHYGDNLFALAVHYYVNYRLSNALISQLIQEQFGIWISPQYLVMNKYTWWNKSWKQEAEYIQRIVLNSPFIHIDETPVRLARENGYVWVCATPDSVFYHYSPTRSADVIKEILGDYKGIVISDFFPAYEAINVQRQKCLIHLIRDLNDDLFKSPFDTEFGEMVSEFRTLLRQIVETIEKYGLKQSRLKKHVSDTDRFYRKQVDCAHSSELASKYAKRFQKHWDELWTFLHHDNIPWNNNNAEAAIKAFAQHRRGFKGVMHPRGLRTYLEMLSLSQTCRYRNIPFLGVLRRKRGIWEHAREKSLPPFLPFAQARLYVHRLHFERKREWMQWVQSGKRPPFIPYNPHLTYRGEGWKGWQDWIGFEFLPFAKARVYVRSRKIKTMREYDKWSKSGKRPRNIPADPAQIYKNTGWVDINDWLGTKSRKKMRLSYEEAKKYMRSTNVRTQHQFFKWRKTGKRPDTIPSDPVKTYPEFEGWGAFLGTGRIANQRKRYWDYDLAKSFFRILNVDSRKHFHALCLDGRIPPEIPRNPEAYYRKKGTWKGYRDFLHLKGALKSIQKEY, encoded by the coding sequence GTGATTGAGCACTCCGAGGCCTCGTTCTCACATAAAGATACCAAACTCTTAACCAAGTATATAACAAAGGCTCAGGAGTTGATTCGTACAACGTATGCCATAGTATCAAACGGAAGCCCACCACCGTTCTACAAGATCGCCCATTGTTCGGAGTGCCAGTATCGAAACAAGTGCCATACCCAACTGCAAGAGCGCGATTGCATCAGCCTCCTTCCCGGCATGACACCGACCGTACGAGAGAAGTACCACCGTAAAGGCATCACAACAATCACTCAACTTGCCCACCTGTTCCGTCCCCGCAGGCGAAGTCGTGCTCTGCATATCACTAATCGTTATCAGTGGGAGCTAAAGGCACTTGCTATTAGGGATAAGAAAACTTATGTCATCCAAGCGCCGGATATTCATTCGCAAGGAGTCTCGATCTTCATTGACTTCGAAGGCCTTCCAACAGAGCAGTCATACTATCTGCTCGGCTGTCTGGTCGTTTCTACGTCTCAAGAACCCAAATATTATCACTGGTGGGCCGATACCCCATCACAAGAACAAGAGTGTTTCATTCAGCTCCTTAGTCTTCTGCATCAGTATCCCGATGCACCGATCTACCACTACGGAAGCTACGAGTCCAAAGCACTGCGTTCGGTACTAAAAGCACTCGGAAAGTCATACCAACAGCAATGGGCTCTGCTCGAACCCCGATTGGTGAACCTGCTTGGCTATCTCAGAACTCACGTCTATCCGCCTACCTACGGAAACGGACTCAAAGAAGTGGCAGGGTTTCTCGGGTACACGTGGTCCGACTCGATAGCAGACGGCTATAGCAGTACCGAGTGGCGTAAGGCTTGGGAAGCGACAAACGAAGTATCGGTGCAAGAAGCCCTCATCCAGTATAACAGGGACGACTGTATGGCCTTGAGTCTCTTACACCACTGGTTCCGTCAACTGACGGAGGGAGCGATTACCGATAGCGTTCAGCAGGTGTCCGAGATGAAACGGCACTCTCCATTTCGGCTCCAGAGCAATCCGGAGTTTGGGGAAGATTACGACCGGATCAGTAAAGCCTCCTATTTCAACTATCAACGGGAAAAGATCTACTGGCGAGGACAGCCAAAGAAGAACACACCCAAAGAGAGCCCTTTAAGCCGAAGGCCTCAAAAGACGTCCAAAGGCCTGATGGTCTGGCAGCCAAAGCATGTCCATGAAATATCGGTAGCTCCGCCACTGAAACGATGCCCGAGCTGCGGCTCACGATCTCTGCGTCAAGGAGCCAAACTTTACAAGACCATTCAAACCGACCTTGCGTTTACCCGTACGGGAGTCCGTCAGCACGTCATTGAACATCGTACACGGTACTCGGATTGCCTCGAGTGCGACGGACGAACCAATAACCGTAGCCTGAGAATGATGCACTACGGGGATAACCTCTTTGCTCTGGCAGTCCATTATTACGTGAACTACCGACTCAGTAACGCCCTGATCAGCCAACTCATCCAAGAGCAGTTCGGCATCTGGATCAGTCCGCAATACCTCGTGATGAATAAATATACGTGGTGGAATAAGTCATGGAAACAGGAAGCGGAGTATATACAGCGGATCGTACTCAATAGTCCGTTCATCCATATCGACGAGACTCCGGTCAGACTTGCCCGTGAGAACGGATATGTTTGGGTCTGTGCTACTCCTGATTCGGTATTCTACCACTATTCGCCGACACGCTCTGCGGATGTGATTAAAGAGATACTCGGAGACTATAAAGGGATAGTGATCTCCGATTTCTTCCCGGCGTATGAAGCGATCAACGTTCAGAGACAAAAATGTCTGATTCATCTCATTAGAGATCTCAACGACGACCTGTTCAAGAGCCCGTTCGATACTGAGTTCGGTGAGATGGTATCGGAGTTTCGGACGCTCTTACGGCAGATCGTAGAGACAATCGAGAAGTACGGACTGAAGCAATCGCGTCTGAAAAAGCATGTATCCGATACCGATCGGTTCTATCGGAAGCAGGTCGATTGTGCTCATTCGAGCGAATTAGCCTCTAAATATGCAAAACGCTTCCAGAAACACTGGGACGAGCTCTGGACCTTTCTTCATCACGATAATATCCCTTGGAATAACAACAACGCCGAGGCGGCGATCAAGGCATTTGCACAGCACCGGCGTGGGTTCAAAGGGGTCATGCATCCTCGGGGACTGCGTACCTACTTAGAGATGCTCTCCCTCTCGCAAACCTGTCGGTATCGGAATATCCCATTTCTAGGGGTATTACGCCGTAAACGAGGGATATGGGAGCATGCACGGGAAAAGAGTCTCCCGCCCTTTCTGCCATTCGCTCAGGCGAGGCTCTATGTTCATAGACTTCACTTCGAGCGTAAGCGAGAATGGATGCAGTGGGTTCAATCGGGAAAACGACCGCCGTTCATTCCCTATAACCCACACCTGACCTATCGAGGTGAAGGATGGAAGGGTTGGCAGGATTGGATTGGGTTTGAGTTCTTACCGTTCGCGAAGGCTCGGGTCTATGTTCGGTCACGAAAGATCAAGACCATGCGGGAGTATGACAAATGGTCGAAGAGCGGAAAACGTCCGAGAAATATCCCGGCAGACCCTGCCCAGATATACAAGAATACGGGTTGGGTCGATATTAACGATTGGTTAGGGACGAAGTCGAGAAAGAAGATGCGACTCTCGTATGAAGAAGCAAAGAAATATATGCGCTCAACGAACGTACGGACGCAGCATCAGTTCTTCAAATGGCGGAAAACCGGTAAGCGACCGGATACCATTCCGTCCGATCCCGTTAAAACGTATCCTGAGTTTGAAGGCTGGGGAGCATTCCTCGGTACAGGACGAATCGCAAACCAACGAAAGCGATACTGGGACTACGATCTGGCCAAGTCGTTCTTTCGGATTCTCAACGTTGACTCAAGAAAACACTTTCATGCACTTTGTCTGGACGGGAGGATACCACCGGAAATCCCGAGAAATCCTGAGGCCTATTACCGGAAGAAAGGGACGTGGAAAGGGTATCGGGATTTCTTGCACTTGAAAGGCGCGCTTAAGTCTATTCAAAAAGAATACTGA
- a CDS encoding T9SS type A sorting domain-containing protein: protein MRISVSSLCILLVALALSGRSAMAQGALDPNCYYPTIGNGIDTIYDEHTDSSFFGYNLIDLGPNPQTGDQRVICGGVPGSRLTNTVLSSGPLVDLHHLQVTKRWNISLTNLPTYFGHFHSPKLLDALVVQSYQLRIYWADEDGNYDSSRYTYLRSSVNGNEGTTETGGGFFFGFVLGRPYIAKLVSDSLDDILLFGLTKWQPLQMQRDSGRNVIELFRGDGLYSAASQSPYLINDSSYDCGIALRIDPIDSSSYSDRRDVVVTGDFRNSGRQSLIAGDMYGNWLFYPNTAPFSLAAFAKSVYYDTLMTRWENPQMSTSRFDAQYAMRVLPKEDWDHSVDLILRSGAPDDRKDAYEFYKGGPEFGTKRLFFDSAFFRLYPPYHYGGFSSSMTFGGIGFCGDMTGTRNPVVKFVAFTQTVVGEYELYYVLGKALDDKIDIIHQRGDGYADADVVPVDADGDRFGDVIYSYQTLAGDSLWPSWTGLALLHGSSKIPVHLNPLYGVAQGQGSDEESLLISPNPAMAGSVVLTMHQSRGGASEIEVVNTLGEVVWQEQQNIPNGDAMIRLDLGGLANGVYYLRVRSGERACGGSLVIER, encoded by the coding sequence ATGCGTATCTCGGTCAGCTCGCTGTGCATCCTCTTGGTAGCCCTCGCCTTGTCGGGCCGCTCCGCTATGGCCCAGGGTGCGCTCGACCCTAACTGTTACTATCCGACGATCGGCAACGGGATCGATACCATCTACGACGAGCATACGGATTCCTCGTTCTTTGGATACAATCTTATCGACCTTGGGCCGAATCCTCAGACAGGTGACCAACGTGTGATCTGCGGAGGCGTACCGGGAAGTCGGTTGACAAATACCGTTCTTAGCTCTGGCCCACTTGTCGATCTCCACCACTTGCAAGTTACAAAACGATGGAACATTAGTCTTACTAACTTGCCCACCTACTTTGGCCACTTTCACTCACCTAAATTGCTGGATGCTTTGGTGGTACAATCGTATCAGTTGAGAATTTACTGGGCCGACGAAGATGGGAATTATGACTCCAGCCGCTATACCTATCTCCGGTCTTCGGTAAATGGGAATGAAGGAACAACCGAGACGGGGGGAGGATTTTTTTTCGGGTTTGTCTTAGGTCGACCCTACATTGCAAAATTGGTGAGTGATTCGCTGGACGATATTCTTCTCTTCGGACTCACTAAATGGCAGCCTCTTCAGATGCAGCGAGATAGCGGAAGGAATGTTATCGAACTCTTTCGTGGTGATGGGTTGTATTCCGCGGCGAGTCAGTCACCATATTTGATCAATGATTCCTCATACGATTGTGGGATTGCATTGCGAATCGACCCGATCGACAGTTCTTCCTATTCGGATCGTCGTGACGTGGTTGTGACGGGTGACTTCCGCAATTCTGGCCGGCAAAGCCTGATCGCAGGTGATATGTATGGTAATTGGTTATTCTACCCCAATACCGCACCGTTCTCGCTGGCGGCATTTGCCAAGAGTGTGTACTACGATACCCTGATGACTCGGTGGGAGAATCCGCAGATGAGTACTTCGCGCTTTGATGCTCAGTATGCGATGCGAGTTCTACCGAAAGAAGACTGGGATCATTCTGTCGATCTAATCCTTCGCAGCGGAGCTCCGGATGATCGCAAGGATGCGTATGAGTTCTATAAAGGCGGGCCTGAGTTCGGAACGAAGCGATTGTTTTTTGACAGCGCCTTCTTTCGATTATATCCTCCATACCACTATGGCGGATTTAGTTCTTCCATGACGTTTGGCGGCATAGGATTCTGTGGGGATATGACCGGCACGAGAAATCCGGTAGTGAAATTTGTGGCATTTACTCAGACGGTGGTTGGCGAATACGAACTGTATTATGTTCTTGGTAAAGCACTCGACGACAAGATCGATATCATACACCAACGCGGCGACGGGTACGCAGATGCGGATGTGGTTCCTGTAGATGCAGATGGCGACCGTTTTGGGGATGTGATATATAGTTATCAAACACTGGCTGGTGATTCGTTGTGGCCAAGTTGGACAGGACTCGCACTATTGCACGGCTCGTCGAAGATCCCAGTGCATCTGAATCCGTTGTACGGAGTAGCACAGGGGCAGGGATCCGACGAGGAGTCGCTGCTGATTAGCCCAAACCCGGCGATGGCGGGCAGCGTCGTGCTCACGATGCACCAATCTCGCGGCGGAGCGAGCGAGATTGAGGTGGTCAACACGCTCGGCGAGGTTGTCTGGCAGGAACAGCAGAATATTCCGAATGGCGATGCGATGATCCGGCTCGATCTGGGCGGGCTTGCGAATGGGGTGTATTACCTACGAGTCCGTAGCGGCGAGCGTGCCTGTGGCGGGAGTCTGGTGATCGAGCGGTAA